TCTGATTTGTCCTTTTTAGGAACAATCAAATGGTATCGAATGGAAAAACTGAAATTCAGGACAGACAGTCCCCTCAGTGAATGGAGTTTCAAAGGGCAGTCCAGGTGCAGCTGGATCTGGAGAACTTATAGCAAATAGTGAAGGGTCATGGATTACAGGTTTCAGTATAAAATGGAGAAGAACATCCAATCTTCTAGCTGAGCTATTAAGCTAAAGACGAGAACTCGGAATATCCATTGATCGCAGTTTTCTTAATGTTGATGCTTGTATGCCCTTGGCCTTATTTATCAAGGTGGCATCTGAACTCATGAGTTACCTACTTGCATATTTGCAGCAAGCATCGATCAAGCACATCTTCTAAGGCTGAGTGAGTTCAAATCTCTCTTTCCCCTCCCCGCTTCTTAAATCCCACTCCTTCCTTGTtgggaaccaaaaaaaaaatgaaaagaaaagaggcacCTCTTCTTGAATCCAAGTGAATGGCAGATTGTTTAGGACAAAAACACAACTACTTGTCCAAAATTGTAGTGATCTTTAAGATGGCTCACCcagattggaaaaaaaatctgTTAGCAAGCAAATTTAAGAAAAACCCGTGGACGGCATTTTACAGATAACTGCACCATAATAGTCGTTGCATCACCAACAACAACAACAGAAATGCTAATTGATAATGGTGATAGCACAATGTGAAGTTACTTACCCTTGACAGCAACTCAATACaagaaaattcagtgccattctcaagtaaaatatttatatagAAATATCAGGACATTTAACTGAACTCTACCCTAACAACCCTCTGTTCTCTGTTTTAAACTGAGACAATTTATCCAATTCCATGGCAATTTCATCCATATGTGGTCGCATTTTAGGGTCTTCTTGCACGCACTTCATTGCCAGGTCAAAGATCAACAACTGAGGAACTGCAATGGTCATTTTAAAACGATCATATCTCTCATTTTTTGCAAAGGCTATCTTGGCCCATTCGACAAAATTCACTTCGACAAAATTCACAGGTCTTTCCTCCACTGCACATTTTGCTAATGTCAACTCCAAAAGCAAGAGCCCAAAAGCATACACGTCTGATGTGAAAAACCATTCTCTGCGAAACTCTAACACTGCTGCAAAGTGTGAAACAAATAACTTCTCTGAGAACACAAACATACATCCATACTTGAAAAAGCAGAACTTCAGATAGAAAAAAAATATGCACTTCCAGAAGCAACACATCTCCATCTTTATAATCTTGACAAAAGattgtaattaaaaattttaaatatacaataaaatggtaaaatttgcaagtacagaatCTCACATGTCAGATATTCTGGGGAATAGTAGTTGTATGCTCCTCCCACAATTGTTTTTAGTACTGGAAAATTATCCGATGCAAGATTTGCAGCACGATCAAACTCAAACAGTTGTATGTTATAATCCTGCATTGAATGTTAAAAAACAAACAGTTGAAATTGTTATGCCAACTATTATTACTACTAGTGCGTCACATGAGGACATGCCAGTATAAACAGCAGTACGAGGTAAAAGAAATTCCAACCTCATCAACACTTATGCTGGGAGCAGTAAAGTTGCATAAAGCAATTTGTTTGCCATGAAAGAACCTTAAGGTTTCAGCAACTTGCCTTGCCACCTTCATCCGTGGGCTCCAAGTGAAGTTATCTAACAGAAACAGGAAGAAGTAAAGAATAAACAAATACTCACTCGCATGCAGAAACAAATGTATgaatattatttattattagaGTGTAGGTTGAGTACCACGAGGGATGAGATCCTTGACAGTTAGATTTAGGttcacatcaaatacaagaGCAAACATCTTGTCACAACAGTATCCGATCAACTTTGCCATCCTAGGATGCGAGGCAACATGCGGATTCAGCAGAATCTCAAGCTGGCGCTACAACAACACAAAACCAAACCCAATCATCCACATTTTTACAAATATACCGACCAAGTTTCATCAATATCCACTAGAGCTCTGGGGCAGGTGCAATTGGTAAGGTTATTATGTTTTTCTCGAATATTGGTGCATGCTTACAGGCGAGATTATATTCATATTCTGAGTTGGTTTCCCCGAATAAAATTTACAcctaaaacaaaataatattaGCATACACCACATTATGTGTATTATAGAATAACCACACAACTGCACCAAAACTGCAACTGTAGCTGGCCAAATCCTATCAACTGCAGCTCAATAATTAGACACATTGTATCATCTCACTTACAGCATAATAGACTGGATAATTGCCGTAAGTAGGACTGAAAGGAATTAAAAAGTCCCATCTTTTGACAATCACCTCCCGCGGTGGCATTCCGGAACCTTCATCAATCTTGCCTCTGAACAGTCGGCCAAAGGTAGACTTCCGTATGTAGTTGTTTTCGGAAAAGTCACTAGTAATTTGGATCATCTTATCATGGCTGAAATGCTTCACCTTTCCCAAGTCTATCCCCTCAACAGGATTCCTAACCCAAAACACAAAACACAGgtgacaattttttttaataaaaaaatggtGCTAATCATTAATATACTAAAGGAATACAATTTTAAGGAATTGAAAAAAGAATTTACCCCATATTTTCGTACCGGACAATTTGATCGGGAAGTGGCAGCACCAAGGAATAGGGGCTCTTCAAAAAGTTGTCCCTCCGGAACGCATAGAAGGAAACGTCCAAGTTCCTCAACTGCTCGATGAAATTGCgtatcttcttttgttcttcGCTTTCAAAATCACCGGCGACCATGGATTTTATCTGCTCTTTGCTGGTCTTCCCTCTTTTTGCAGGTTGGCCAGGAATCACGGGCTTTTGGTGCTCCATGATCTATGCGGGTGAAAAAGAAAGCCTTTCAACCGTAATGAAAATTCTTTAAGGGTAACAAAAATAATCAGAACTAGCATCCAATCTAAGAACAAATACATTTAATTTAAACTTGAGGGCATTCGGTCCCAACCTAATTAACCCAAAACAAAAAGTATAAGAAAAAGATAATGCTCTGGAGACATCGATTGACTTACTATGCCCGCCGGAGACAGAAGAAGGCCCAAAGTATTAGAGAGTGAGAGAGGAGCCAGAAGTTGCTGCGCAGAAGACGGCGGGCGCTTTGACACCTACCCCAAACACAAGAGCAAATGGTTTATtttgtcaaaaaagaaaaaagttataGTTTTCTATTCTTGTTTATCTGTTGCTGGAGGGGGGGAAAGACAAATAGTAGTACAtcacagagagagagagggccaaAAGGGTGAGGAGTTGGAAGGGGAGATGGAGTGAAGTATGTGTTGGGTGTGGGGAGAGGGAGCTGAGAGCGAGAGAGAAATTGACGGAGAAGGGAGAAGTGAGGCgtgattttgtttattttgctgCATGGCCGAAAATGATAAAAATGGACAACCGTCATGCAAGAGTAGAGCTgttaaacgagccgagtcgagctcgagcataGGAcaatcgagctcgactcgaacctCTAATCGAGCTAGCTCGAGCTCGCTCGATTAGTAATTCGAGCTTTACAAGGTGTTCGAGATCGACTCGATATATTAGTagaaaactcgagctcgagctcgaactcgagtttaaAATCGAGCCGAGCTCATCGAGCTcgaaactcgagctcgagctcgcaAAAAACTCAATCCATCCCTCATCAAGGGTACGATGCTTATGAAATTTGCACGCATATATTAAGAACCATTTAACAAGCCTAGTCACGGCAAGTGATAGAATCAGAACACTTGGAAGTGGAAataagagggaaaaaaaattcctATATCAATCCCCacaatcaaaatttgaaaagtgaagaaaaaaaccccaaaaaaaaaaataaaaaacccaATCCTATTAACATTCAATTATAGATGCCAGCTTTTGTACCAAAGGAACAGCATCGCAAGCGGTGCCATTTTCTTCGCCGCCTCCGGGCAGTTTCCTCTTTGGCTTGGCCTCTTGCAGCATTGATACTACATCCCTCATAGTTGGACGGTCAGCCGGATTTCGACTGGTGCAGATCAATGCAATTCTTAGCACTAGCATCATTTCCTCCCTCACGGAGGCTCACGACGCAGCAGCATTTTTGTCCAGAATATCAAGAAAACcatttttactcttaatcttaGACCTCACCCAATCTACTATACTATTGCCATCCCCAAATTCTGCATCCACAGATCTTTTCCCGGTCAAGATTTCCAATAACACCACGCCGTAGCTATAAATATCACTCTTCTCATCGACTTGCAGCGTGTAAGCATATTCTGCAAAAACAAATCGCGCCAACTTCAGAGAGattcattgcaaaaaaaaacaaacgaaCGAAGGCTGTGGGGTGCGGGGTGAGAATGGAGGCTGCTGGGTGCGGCGTGAGAATGGAGGTTGCGGAGTGCGACTGCGGGGTGCGGCTGAAGGGTGACGGCTGTGGGAGGGGAAAACGTAAGaccaaaagaggaaaaaaaattagggctACAGACGGAGACTGGAGATGACTTTGGTTAAAATACCCCATATAtattaaaatgacaaaaatgcccCTACCCTTCAAGCCTAACGAGCTTAAACGAGCCGAGCATAGTTCGGCTCGTGTATTAAACGAGTACTAAGTAGAGCTCGAGCTCGGATCGTTTGTCTCTCTAAACGAGCCGAGCCGAGCTCTTATCGAGCCGGGTCGAGCTCGGCTCGCGAGCTGCCCGGTTCGATTAACAGGCCTATGCAAGAGAGAATTCTTTTGGTCTTGCCTCGAAGGATACGGCTTCCTCAAATCCACGCGCCTGTGCAGTGCACCCGTCCGTATGATCAGATGTCCCTCTATAGGATTAGCCGGACATCtagcttgatttttttttttttctgtcaagAAGTCAATTGACTCTTACTGACTCAACAAACCTAAACCCCAGAGCATActccaaaagccggcaactcttggaGCAGCCCCAGGAGACTTATCTACCCAGCAAACCCCAACCCCTTCCCCGATGTGGGACTAGAACTCACACAACCACCCTGCTACTAAGAATTAACTAACCCCCAAGTGAATTGAAAATGagctgatgatgatgatgatgatgatgatgattcaaTTCTAGCCTGATGATGATTCAattctcatcattttttttattgattcaGGTGAATTTTGCATTAAAATAGGTTAAAATAGAAGTAGTAGCAAAAGTAATGGTTCAATCTCTATTGTTTCTTTCATTAGCCCAATTAGACCTCTCCTAAAGTAGATTAGAGTAGAAatagaaatatattaaaataagtGTAGGAGTAGAACTAGGGTGACTTATTGATTGAGGTGCACTACACAAACCAGTCAATAACCAAATTCCAAATGAACAATCAAAATTCTCAGTCAGGACAGTCTCATTACATTTCGATTTTGCATTATTGATTGGGGTGAATTCAGTGATTTACCACACAAACAAACCAGTGAGACCAGTTTATTAACCAGGAACCTTCCATCATTTTTGGGTCAACAAGTGATTTATTTGGTTCTTTAACtatttgcatattttattaattttaggTCCTgtatttttattctttatttcttaTTATATTGTCAACTGTATTTTTTTTCATCTGAATGTTGCTTTTCGGCATCTTTTATGGGGATGAAGCCAAGGATATATGTGTGCTTGATATGGATAGTTTACATCTGAAATATTCTAGAGGTTGTTAAGACTGATTAGAATAGCAAATTTTTCAtggggaaagggaaaaaaaaaagagaagactttaaatttgaataaaaaaagagtaaatcttaaatatactgacagtgtatacactatcaccatttgattcatgacatgtatgcaaaagttgaatttcaaattcaaattttgtataattgtcattcattcaatgccctaaaaaaaaaaaaccaagatcACCTCTCTAGTATCCCTTCTACTAACTAATCTGGTATTGATCAGTAATGATGATGCCTCGTAACATTGTTCAATTAATATCAGGTTTTTGATATATAATGTGGCAATATTAACGCTTCCATATTATTAAAGAATTAGTTTTCTATACATTGATAGTTAGGTATGTCAATGGTAGACTCTGATTTGGATCTATTTGATTCAAATCTAGACCCATTTAATTTAGTTAAACTCTGACCCAAATCTAGATTCTTTTGGATCTGAAAAAGTAAGTCCATACCGAAACCTTTATGGATTTGGGTATCCAATGGGTATCAATGGGTATTTTTTGAACATACtacaataaaaatatatttaaaatatatagagttcataaataatataaataccatccaatttttgttttcaaataataaagtTAACATTCGACAAGTTGAATACAATATTGTGAACTCaaagaaagaattattattAACTACTTCTATATATTTTCAAAGATTCAACTGCATCCATATCCAATATATCATTTGTTTGCCTTTAACTTTTCTCCTTTTATTGAAAAGTTTGTACCAATTATAATGACAACTAggattagtttttgaaaaagaaaacaaccataacatatataaatatttaattttattaaaaaaatgtaattttgtacctctttttcttatttaaatctCAATGTTGGTAGATGTCTCACAATCCAATACTAAAATAGTGAATGAGATAAAAGCCATTTGACTAAGGACCGGTGgcaaataaataatagaataagaAGATTTACAAATACTTAtccattttttctttgattcaatCCAATCATCAGTAGTCACTAATGCTTCAAACAGATCTAGAAACAATTTGGCACGAGTCTCACAATCACCCAACCACCAATACTAAATGCAGATTCTGATGTCATAAAATCTTACTGTATTTGATTCAATAGCCACAaaatattagattattttataaatttactaatatatattatttaattaaatatatatgGATTTGGGTAAGATCTGGTATGAGTCTGGATTTGGATATGGATTCTAGAAAATCAGACTCTACCTAGACCCACGACTCTCTCACAGGGTATAAGTCTGGGTAGGGTttggatttgagaaattaaatccaaaccctACCCAAATATAGTCGGTATGGGCAAATATTTGATAGGTTCAAACTTAAGGCACCTTTCATTCTAACCAAGattagttgcgagatttagtcaaagattttcctAAAATAACTCTTATACTTATCACACTTGGATGTTTCCTGTATGGATACAAAAACTAAACCTAGAGGGGCATCGAGAGGGATGAAAtgtcttttcaaaatttaattggtacaaatcacattaattgtaaaACTCACGAATGAACCCTTGAAGAGGTCatgaatatgcaaaaaaaaaaaaaaaatgagactcggaaaagaaaattatgatATATAGATGAATTTACATGACTTAGAGGAgaatgcaacataatgggtACGAAAAACTAAAATTCGTGaaataatttttcttcttaTAGAGGAGTAATAACATGATAAGGTTAAAAAGTCATACTCGTTTATTTTTCATATTCGAAGGTGACTTttctaatttaaataagtaaatgGACTAACCTATTTTCTAATTATCTAAATGTAAGTCTAAATGATATAATTTGCACACATAGGAATAAGGGAATAAAAAATACATCATGCAAATAGAAATAACctgaaatggaaaaaaatatatgaaatgcaataaatgtcatacaaagtatgaatctagCGAGTATTTGGTCTAagagtctagcattggactGGTCAATTTCTACAAGTTCTCACtaacattggactagtgagaaatcgagaAGAAAAGCCACAATTAGCATTGGACTAATATAGTGATATCATGCActaattataaataaataagcaTATAGAGTttaattaaaataaacaaacaTATAAAGCACATAGAGCATGTacagcacatagcacatagcacataggtataatatctaaatgcaaaatcttaaagaaagcgaataaaacacacaaacacTTAAACACACAAACACATAAGACCTAATTATTACATTGGGAGCCATAATAACAATTTAAAAGGAGAAATATAAGATAATAACCCTATCTAACCTATCTGTTATATTCATCtaactaattatattttttgcaaaataaaatctatctattacattgcctatctaattacaatttttGCACAAAAGGGTgtaacctatctattacaatgtgagcatttaaatacctccaaataatcataaaatttaaattaaacaaacatagaatgaatgaaatgttaaaataaacaaataaaataaaaacacatAAAACATATAAACATGTAGGGGCACATAGGAGAACATAAAAGGAATTTAAAAGATAATAGGGGTAGCTCCCTTTTGAAGTACCGACTAAGTAAGGGGAAAGGAGAGTTGTTTGCTTTTCTAAAATCAACAAACGGGtcaatgcaccaatttaattgataattttaaaaagaaaatataaacatATGCTAAACTCCCCTTATTATTGTGAAAAAATGTAAATAAACATAAAGCAACCAAAAGTTACAAATTAAATACATTTAAATGAAGCATAATTAGTAATTAAAGAAGAGAAACGATTGTAATTGAGAAATAAAAAACTAACAAGgactaaattgaaaaaaaattagaaaattttgggatcaaattataatttttaaaaagattaagggtcaaaattaagtaaaaataaaGTCCAGGAAcaaaaatgcaattaaattaaggacataagtgaaagaaattcaaaattctaggaccacaataaaattactcaaaagatTAGGGATCAAATTGCAAAATTTGTTTCTAATTTCAAAAGATTACATAACAAAAAATTTTggcctcttcttcttcttcttctttttttttttagttttaggcCGAACCACTTTGGCCCAATGAAAAAAAGCTGAAGTGCCCTATTAAAAAGAAAACCTACCCATGTCATTCTACTATCTCAAACTAACAAAGAAACTGGGCTTGAGTTTCAAAACCCATGTCACaaacccaaaaacaaaaaacacatCAACCCGTTTCTTAtataaatttctaaaattatataattaggTAATCTAAATTCAACAAATTTTATTTCAAGCCCCAGTTATACTCTAAAGATCAGAATTAatttactcaaaacatgcatAAAACATATGAAAAGAAATCAAGACTTTAAAGGGAAGAAGTATATCCATTTTTCACAATTTTGGGCCTTAGTGTAATTATGCAAAAATTTAGGGGCcaaattacaaatatatttttcataGACTCAATTCAGCAAATAACATCCCATGAGCTCAGCTGATTTCCAGCACCATTAAACGCATAAAATGTTTAAAATTTAACCaataaagataaaaataagaaaaagaaaatacaaaatttttaaCCCAATTCACAAAATCACTCCATTTAATCAGACTATAGACTTGGGCCTTTGTGTCTTGATTCAAACAAAACTAACAAAAATCCAATATAAAGACACATAGACCCCAAACAAAATCAAACACAAACCCATGTATAAATAACAAAGGTAAACCCAATA
This portion of the Coffea eugenioides isolate CCC68of chromosome 11, Ceug_1.0, whole genome shotgun sequence genome encodes:
- the LOC113751364 gene encoding probable serine/threonine-protein kinase PBL17 isoform X1, with amino-acid sequence MEHQKPVIPGQPAKRGKTSKEQIKSMVAGDFESEEQKKIRNFIEQLRNLDVSFYAFRRDNFLKSPYSLVLPLPDQIVRYENMGNPVEGIDLGKVKHFSHDKMIQITSDFSENNYIRKSTFGRLFRGKIDEGSGMPPREVIVKRWDFLIPFSPTYGNYPVYYARQLEILLNPHVASHPRMAKLIGYCCDKMFALVFDVNLNLTVKDLIPRDNFTWSPRMKVARQVAETLRFFHGKQIALCNFTAPSISVDEDYNIQLFEFDRAANLASDNFPVLKTIVGGAYNYYSPEYLTSVLEFRREWFFTSDVYAFGLLLLELTLAKCAVEERPVNFVEVNFVEWAKIAFAKNERYDRFKMTIAVPQLLIFDLAMKCVQEDPKMRPHMDEIAMELDKLSQFKTENRGLLG
- the LOC113751364 gene encoding probable serine/threonine-protein kinase PBL17 isoform X3, with the translated sequence MEHQKPVIPGQPAKRGKTSKEQIKSMVAGDFESEEQKKIRNFIEQLRNLDVSFYAFRRDNFLKSPYSLVLPLPDQIVRNPVEGIDLGKVKHFSHDKMIQITSDFSENNYIRKSTFGRLFRGKIDEGSGMPPREVIVKRWDFLIPFSPTYGNYPVYYARQLEILLNPHVASHPRMAKLIGYCCDKMFALVFDVNLNLTVKDLIPRDNFTWSPRMKVARQVAETLRFFHGKQIALCNFTAPSISVDEDYNIQLFEFDRAANLASDNFPVLKTIVGGAYNYYSPEYLTSVLEFRREWFFTSDVYAFGLLLLELTLAKCAVEERPVNFVEVNFVEWAKIAFAKNERYDRFKMTIAVPQLLIFDLAMKCVQEDPKMRPHMDEIAMELDKLSQFKTENRGLLG
- the LOC113751364 gene encoding probable serine/threonine-protein kinase PBL17 isoform X2, which gives rise to MEHQKPVIPGQPAKRGKTSKEQIKSMVAGDFESEEQKKIRNFIEQLRNLDVSFYAFRRDNFLKSPYSLVLPLPDQIVRYENMGNPVEGIDLGKVKHFSHDKMIQITSDFSENNYIRKSTFGRLFRGKIDEGSGMPPREVIVKRWDFLIPFSPTYGNYPVYYARQLEILLNPHVASHPRMAKLIGYCCDKMFALVFDVNLNLTVKDLIPRDNFTWSPRMKVARQVAETLRFFHGKQIALCNFTAPSISVDEDYNIQLFEFDRAANLASDNFPVLKTIVGGAYNYYSPEYLTLLEFRREWFFTSDVYAFGLLLLELTLAKCAVEERPVNFVEVNFVEWAKIAFAKNERYDRFKMTIAVPQLLIFDLAMKCVQEDPKMRPHMDEIAMELDKLSQFKTENRGLLG